From Nicotiana tabacum cultivar K326 chromosome 22, ASM71507v2, whole genome shotgun sequence, one genomic window encodes:
- the LOC107782627 gene encoding uncharacterized protein LOC107782627 isoform X1: MGSDSVANASIPMLSSNPKDFAKKKRANRSAKLKQCKLDARREQWLLQVKNKGSNEELNGGGGAPGQGMHVANERGRLMEKLVIKPRGEEEEEEENGGCTNNYSDFDSLSNSPTSDTSSLLERNDSGTNFTGGSSSSSTGGCCSESMSEEDNEGDDGCLDDWEAVADALAATDKKQQQLSSSLDSAPERDENVVHMSSPKDPDRHESGLDMSKQKPREPRSPVSFRAWRPDDAFRPQSLPNLSKQYTFPMNLGRHYRGGSVWGCKSLSIPTSCPICCEDLDLTDTSFLPCPCGFRLCLFCHKRILEEDGRCPGCRKQYKHA; encoded by the exons ATGGGTTCCGATTCCGTCGCCAATGCTTCAATCCCTATGCTTTCCTCTAACCCCAAAGATTTCGCCAAGAAAAAAAGG GCGAATCGGTCGGCTAAGTTGAAGCAGTGCAAGCTTGATGCTCGACGTGAACAGTGGCTTTTACAAG TGAAGAATAAAGGCTCCAATGAGGAATTGAATGGTGGGGGAGGGGCTCCTGGCCAGGGGATGCACGTTGCTAATGAGAGGGGCCGATTGATGGAGAAGTTAGTGATAAAGCccagaggagaagaagaagaagaagaagagaatggAGGTTGCACAAACAACTACAGTGATTTTGACTCGCTTTCTAATAGCCCCACCAGCGACACTAGTAGCTTGTTGGAAAGGAATGATTCCGGGACCAATTTCACAGGTggcagcagcagtagtagcacTGGCGGGTGTTGTTCTGAGAGTATGAGTGAGGAAGATAATGAAGGGGACGATGGCTGCTTGGATGATTGGGAAGCTGTTGCTGATGCTTTAGCTGCCACTGATAAGAAGCAGCAGCAGCTTAGCTCTAGCTTGGATTCAGCTCCAGAGAGGGATGAGAATGTGGTGCATATGAGTTCTCCAAAAGATCCTGATCGGCATGAATCGGGGCTGGATATGTCAAAGCAGAAGCCCAGGGAACCTAGATCTCCGGTCAGCTTTCGAGCGTGGAGGCCTGATGATGCATTCCGTCCACAAAGTCTTCCGAATTTATCGAAACAGTATACTTTCCCTATGAATTTGGGGCGGCATTACCGGGGAGGCTCTGTATGGGGATGTAAAAGTTTATCAATACCCACATCATGTCCTATATGCTGTGAGGATTTGGATCTTACAGACACAAGCTTTCTTCCTTGTCCTTGCGGGTTTAGGCTTTGTCTCTTTTGTCACAAGAGGATTCTTGAGGAGGATGGGCGGTGTCCAGGTTGCAGGAAGCAGTATAAACATGCTTGA
- the LOC107782627 gene encoding uncharacterized protein LOC107782627 isoform X2: protein MLDVNSGFYKNKGSNEELNGGGGAPGQGMHVANERGRLMEKLVIKPRGEEEEEEENGGCTNNYSDFDSLSNSPTSDTSSLLERNDSGTNFTGGSSSSSTGGCCSESMSEEDNEGDDGCLDDWEAVADALAATDKKQQQLSSSLDSAPERDENVVHMSSPKDPDRHESGLDMSKQKPREPRSPVSFRAWRPDDAFRPQSLPNLSKQYTFPMNLGRHYRGGSVWGCKSLSIPTSCPICCEDLDLTDTSFLPCPCGFRLCLFCHKRILEEDGRCPGCRKQYKHA, encoded by the exons ATGCTCGACGTGAACAGTGGCTTTTACAAG AATAAAGGCTCCAATGAGGAATTGAATGGTGGGGGAGGGGCTCCTGGCCAGGGGATGCACGTTGCTAATGAGAGGGGCCGATTGATGGAGAAGTTAGTGATAAAGCccagaggagaagaagaagaagaagaagagaatggAGGTTGCACAAACAACTACAGTGATTTTGACTCGCTTTCTAATAGCCCCACCAGCGACACTAGTAGCTTGTTGGAAAGGAATGATTCCGGGACCAATTTCACAGGTggcagcagcagtagtagcacTGGCGGGTGTTGTTCTGAGAGTATGAGTGAGGAAGATAATGAAGGGGACGATGGCTGCTTGGATGATTGGGAAGCTGTTGCTGATGCTTTAGCTGCCACTGATAAGAAGCAGCAGCAGCTTAGCTCTAGCTTGGATTCAGCTCCAGAGAGGGATGAGAATGTGGTGCATATGAGTTCTCCAAAAGATCCTGATCGGCATGAATCGGGGCTGGATATGTCAAAGCAGAAGCCCAGGGAACCTAGATCTCCGGTCAGCTTTCGAGCGTGGAGGCCTGATGATGCATTCCGTCCACAAAGTCTTCCGAATTTATCGAAACAGTATACTTTCCCTATGAATTTGGGGCGGCATTACCGGGGAGGCTCTGTATGGGGATGTAAAAGTTTATCAATACCCACATCATGTCCTATATGCTGTGAGGATTTGGATCTTACAGACACAAGCTTTCTTCCTTGTCCTTGCGGGTTTAGGCTTTGTCTCTTTTGTCACAAGAGGATTCTTGAGGAGGATGGGCGGTGTCCAGGTTGCAGGAAGCAGTATAAACATGCTTGA